A genomic region of Metopolophium dirhodum isolate CAU chromosome 1, ASM1992520v1, whole genome shotgun sequence contains the following coding sequences:
- the LOC132936158 gene encoding uncharacterized protein LOC132936158 isoform X2, which yields MIFQSIVSALVFAAIASAAVITVPKYATTHAPLEYATNKFVESDLDSPITTVKPADTITTVKPADKNATVKPATPAPTQAPMINCYCNLPECLVAAGGDGTCFTRLGCYSEVHPFIPEIEGNLDILNMTPTVTESNKTANSSSVFTTEHAAVIRGSYGCLDQLHFAKQSCEEILKSMEAESSEFPILQIPTNGAAPSAAAIVHAFHCCQTERCNGNQSGPAEGSVKSAQAVLVAALKNSFAPPPGMQNSTVGVPWTPAVKSSVNNVELSNSNTSVNHEELSNANTSVNHEELSNANTSVNNVELSNAKTSVKNVELSNAKTSVNNVELSNAKTSVNNVVLSNTKTSVNNVQPSNAKKNNAAAADLWLGYFSPPLGEPKAPSSLKSDTIFEDASLIDATTPAVPMAMTPKLSVVVPVNQEITHDETVANVEHVVTKRHDSQKVVPVLKQTIDDQENIADFDDDIAAEVAAAVATAKSPVMTTHQDTVSSGSSGSLSDSWSPRHSGVPDFLPPPSLKKNFTTNSILATRGVNNNSNSYNNQADNNDSGSTMIGIICTIVVLCIIGLSLLMMIVLRAIIRNVCSNPGQPCACNGGLTRRRPRTQPSSSHPDAAAAAVNRSASTAPLLPPPNPGHMYRGHANAGASYNDSIGDTTYVFTTIPVPDHVTPVRVVRR from the exons ATGATTTTCCAAAGCATCGTGTCTGCGTTGGTCTTCGCTGCCATTGCCTCCGCCGCCGTCATCACTGTGCCCAAATACGCCACTACACACGCTCCATtgg AATACGCCACCAATAAATTCGTAGAGTCGGATTTGGATTCGCCAATTACAACTGTGAAACCAGCTGATACGATTACAACCGTGAAACCAGCAGATAAGAATGCAACCGTGAAACCGGCAACACCAGCACCAACCCAGGCACCCATGATCAACTGTTATTGCAACCTGCCCGAATGTTTAGTGGCCGCCGGTGGAGATGGAACTTGCTTCACCCGGCTTGGCTGTTATTCTGAAGTTCACCCCTTCATTCCTGAAATCGAGGGGAACCTCGATATCTTGAACATGACTCCGACCGTGACCGAATCAAACAAAACCGCTAATAGCTCATCTGTTTTTACCACCGAACATGCAGCAGTCATCAGAGGATCATATGGATGTTTGGACCAGTTGCACTTCGC AAAACAATCCTGCGAGGAAATTCTGAAATCGATGGAAGCCGAATCCTCCGAATTCCCCATTCTGCAAATTCCTACTAATGGAGCTGCACCCTCTGCCGCCGCTATTGTCCATGCATTCCACTGCTGTCAAACAGAGAGATGCAACGGAAACCAATCGGGCCCAGCAGAGGGATCCGTGAAATCTGCCCAAGCCGTTTTAGTCGCTGCCTTGAAAAACTCTTTTGCACCCCCTCCCGGGATGCAAAATTCTACAGTGGGGGTGCCTTGGACCCCCGCTGTCAAATCATCGGTCAACAATGTAGAATTATCCAATTCCAACACTTCGGTCAACCATGAAGAATTATCCAATGCCAACACTTCGGTCAACCATGAAGAATTATCCAATGCCAACACTTCGGTCAACAATGTAGAATTATCCAATGCCAAAACTTCGGTCAAAAATGTAGAATTATCCAATGCCAAAACTTCGGTCAACAATGTAGAATTATCTAATGCCAAAACTTCGGTCAACAATGTAGTATTATCCAATACCAAAACTTCGGTCAACAACGTACAACCATCCAATGCCAAGAAAAATAACGCAGCAGCTGCAGACTTGTGGCTTGGATACTTCTCCCCTCCTTTGGGTGAACCAAAAGCCCCATCCTCCTTGAAATCGGATACCATCTTTGAGGATGCCTCATTGATTGATGCCACCACTCCCGCCGTCCCCATGGCGATGACACCAAAATTATCCGTGGTCGTACCAGTCAACCAGGAGATTACCCATGACGAAACCGTTGCCAATGTGGAACACGTAGTGACCAAACGTCACGACAGCCAAAAGG TCGTGCCAGTCTTAAAGCAGACAATTGATGACCAGGAGAACATTGCAGACTTCGACGACGACATCGCGGCCGAGGTTGCAGCCGCTGTTGCCACCGCCAAGTCACCAGTAATGACCACCCACCAGGACACCGTGTCCTCCGGATCCTCTGGGTCCTTATCGGACTCGTGGTCACCTCGTCATAGTGGCGTTCCGGATTTTTTGCCACCCCCGAGCCTGAAGAAGAATTTTACTACTAATTCCATCTTAGCGACTCGGGGAGtaaacaacaacagcaacagctATAATAACCAAGCCGATAACAACGACAGCGGCTCGACCATGATCGGTATAATCTGCACCATCGTCGTATTGTGCATAATCGGACTGTCCCTATTGATGATGATCGTGTTAAGAGCCATCATCCGCAA TGTGTGCAGCAACCCAGGCCAACCTTGCGCATGCAACGGCGGACTGACCAGGCGCAGGCCTCGCACGCAGCCGTCCTCGTCCCACCCAGACGCCGCGGCCGCCGCGGTCAACCGTAGTGCCAGCACCGCTCCACTGCTGCCGCCGCCCAACCCCGGCCACATGTACCGCGGCCACGCCAACGCCGGTGCATCCTACAACGACTCGATCGGAGATACCACTTACGTGTTCACCACCATACCAGTGCCCGACCACGTGACACCGGTGAGGGTGGTCCGCCGTTAA
- the LOC132936158 gene encoding uncharacterized protein LOC132936158 isoform X1, translating to MIFQSIVSALVFAAIASAAVITVPKYATTHAPLEYATNKFVESDLDSPITTVKPADTITTVKPADKNATVKPATPAPTQAPMINCYCNLPECLVAAGGDGTCFTRLGCYSEVHPFIPEIEGNLDILNMTPTVTESNKTANSSSVFTTEHAAVIRGSYGCLDQLHFAKQSCEEILKSMEAESSEFPILQIPTNGAAPSAAAIVHAFHCCQTERCNGNQSGPAEGSVKSAQAVLVAALKNSFAPPPGMQNSTVGVPWTPAVKSSVNNVELSNSNTSVNHEELSNANTSVNHEELSNANTSVNNVELSNAKTSVKNVELSNAKTSVNNVELSNAKTSVNNVVLSNTKTSVNNVQPSNAKKNNAAAADLWLGYFSPPLGEPKAPSSLKSDTIFEDASLIDATTPAVPMAMTPKLSVVVPVNQEITHDETVANVEHVVTKRHDSQKVVPVLKQTIDDQENIADFDDDIAAEVAAAVATAKSPVMTTHQDTVSSGSSGSLSDSWSPRHSGVPDFLPPPSLKKNFTTNSILATRGVNNNSNSYNNQADNNDSGSTMIGIICTIVVLCIIGLSLLMMIVLRAIIRKYDVFRNYKGVCSNPGQPCACNGGLTRRRPRTQPSSSHPDAAAAAVNRSASTAPLLPPPNPGHMYRGHANAGASYNDSIGDTTYVFTTIPVPDHVTPVRVVRR from the exons ATGATTTTCCAAAGCATCGTGTCTGCGTTGGTCTTCGCTGCCATTGCCTCCGCCGCCGTCATCACTGTGCCCAAATACGCCACTACACACGCTCCATtgg AATACGCCACCAATAAATTCGTAGAGTCGGATTTGGATTCGCCAATTACAACTGTGAAACCAGCTGATACGATTACAACCGTGAAACCAGCAGATAAGAATGCAACCGTGAAACCGGCAACACCAGCACCAACCCAGGCACCCATGATCAACTGTTATTGCAACCTGCCCGAATGTTTAGTGGCCGCCGGTGGAGATGGAACTTGCTTCACCCGGCTTGGCTGTTATTCTGAAGTTCACCCCTTCATTCCTGAAATCGAGGGGAACCTCGATATCTTGAACATGACTCCGACCGTGACCGAATCAAACAAAACCGCTAATAGCTCATCTGTTTTTACCACCGAACATGCAGCAGTCATCAGAGGATCATATGGATGTTTGGACCAGTTGCACTTCGC AAAACAATCCTGCGAGGAAATTCTGAAATCGATGGAAGCCGAATCCTCCGAATTCCCCATTCTGCAAATTCCTACTAATGGAGCTGCACCCTCTGCCGCCGCTATTGTCCATGCATTCCACTGCTGTCAAACAGAGAGATGCAACGGAAACCAATCGGGCCCAGCAGAGGGATCCGTGAAATCTGCCCAAGCCGTTTTAGTCGCTGCCTTGAAAAACTCTTTTGCACCCCCTCCCGGGATGCAAAATTCTACAGTGGGGGTGCCTTGGACCCCCGCTGTCAAATCATCGGTCAACAATGTAGAATTATCCAATTCCAACACTTCGGTCAACCATGAAGAATTATCCAATGCCAACACTTCGGTCAACCATGAAGAATTATCCAATGCCAACACTTCGGTCAACAATGTAGAATTATCCAATGCCAAAACTTCGGTCAAAAATGTAGAATTATCCAATGCCAAAACTTCGGTCAACAATGTAGAATTATCTAATGCCAAAACTTCGGTCAACAATGTAGTATTATCCAATACCAAAACTTCGGTCAACAACGTACAACCATCCAATGCCAAGAAAAATAACGCAGCAGCTGCAGACTTGTGGCTTGGATACTTCTCCCCTCCTTTGGGTGAACCAAAAGCCCCATCCTCCTTGAAATCGGATACCATCTTTGAGGATGCCTCATTGATTGATGCCACCACTCCCGCCGTCCCCATGGCGATGACACCAAAATTATCCGTGGTCGTACCAGTCAACCAGGAGATTACCCATGACGAAACCGTTGCCAATGTGGAACACGTAGTGACCAAACGTCACGACAGCCAAAAGG TCGTGCCAGTCTTAAAGCAGACAATTGATGACCAGGAGAACATTGCAGACTTCGACGACGACATCGCGGCCGAGGTTGCAGCCGCTGTTGCCACCGCCAAGTCACCAGTAATGACCACCCACCAGGACACCGTGTCCTCCGGATCCTCTGGGTCCTTATCGGACTCGTGGTCACCTCGTCATAGTGGCGTTCCGGATTTTTTGCCACCCCCGAGCCTGAAGAAGAATTTTACTACTAATTCCATCTTAGCGACTCGGGGAGtaaacaacaacagcaacagctATAATAACCAAGCCGATAACAACGACAGCGGCTCGACCATGATCGGTATAATCTGCACCATCGTCGTATTGTGCATAATCGGACTGTCCCTATTGATGATGATCGTGTTAAGAGCCATCATCCGCAAGTATGACGTATTCAGAAACTATAAAGG TGTGTGCAGCAACCCAGGCCAACCTTGCGCATGCAACGGCGGACTGACCAGGCGCAGGCCTCGCACGCAGCCGTCCTCGTCCCACCCAGACGCCGCGGCCGCCGCGGTCAACCGTAGTGCCAGCACCGCTCCACTGCTGCCGCCGCCCAACCCCGGCCACATGTACCGCGGCCACGCCAACGCCGGTGCATCCTACAACGACTCGATCGGAGATACCACTTACGTGTTCACCACCATACCAGTGCCCGACCACGTGACACCGGTGAGGGTGGTCCGCCGTTAA